Genomic DNA from Deltaproteobacteria bacterium:
TGTCGATGAGTTCCAGACAGCCGTCGCGCAGAAGGTTGACGTCGTAGCCGTAGTGGAGGACCCGGGCGATGTCCCCGGCCCGGATGCTGGAAGGCACGAGGAAAAGCCGGCCTCTGACCTCCGGTCCGACGATAGTGGTGACGTCCCGGGCCGTCCGGGCGATTTCGCATTTGCCCCAGAGGAAGTCGTTCAGGGTCGCGCCCTGGTCGTCCGGGTCCAGGCCGAAGAGGACATGGATGCCCGGAGACTGGATGTCCGTGTCCACCACGGCCACCCGGTAGCCGTCTCCGGCCAGGAGGGCGGCCAGGGCCGCTGTGGTGTTGGATTTGCCCGTGCCGCCGCGAAAGGAGTGGATGGCAATGATGGTGGCCATGGATGGGGCCTTACACTCGAAGCCTGGATGATTCAAGGGTCGATCAGGCGGCATTGGGATTTGGCACGGCAGA
This window encodes:
- a CDS encoding MinD/ParA family protein, with protein sequence MATIIAIHSFRGGTGKSNTTAALAALLAGDGYRVAVVDTDIQSPGIHVLFGLDPDDQGATLNDFLWGKCEIARTARDVTTIVGPEVRGRLFLVPSSIRAGDIARVLHYGYDVNLLRDGCLELIDKLDLDFLFIDTHPGLNEETLMSVAVADVLLIILRPDQQDYQG